TTGTCATCTGAAGGTAACTCCATTACATTCAATTTATTGGCCTGATCTTCGTCTTCCCTGAGATGAACATCTCCCAGACGTTCAATACTTATTTTGGCATCCTGATAGGAATGTACAAAGCCGATAAAGTTTTCGACCGGTCCTTTCAATTGTCCAAGGATGTAAGTTATAGACATCATCATACCTAGCGTCATTTGTCCGTCAATGACTGATTTTGCAGCAATTACCGAAAGAATAATATCTAATATGCGATTGATAAAAAACGACCCTGTTCGCTGTATTTGATTTACCGTCAATCCCTTAACGCTAACTTCGAATAACTCTGCCTGAATCGACTCCCATCGCCATCGCATTTTTTTTTCGCAGTTGTTCAACTTTATTTCCTGTACTCCGGAAATAAGTTGTACGATGTTGCTCTGGTTTCGAGCTGAACGTTCAAAACGTTTGAAATCCAAAACCCGCCGGATACGTAGAAAGGCCATCACCCAACCCACATATAAGCTATAACCTACAACAAAAATCAATAACAATGTGAGATTGTACCATGCCAAAATAATAGCAAATACAATAAAATTAAAAAAAGAAAAAAAAACAGAAATGGATGTTCCGGTCATGAATGATTGAATCCGCCCATGATCGCCAATTCGCTGCATAATATCCCCGGTATTTTTTGAATCGAAAAAAGCAATGGGTAATTTTAGCAGTTTCAGCAGAAAATCAGAAATCAACGCAATGTTGATCCGGGTACTGACGTGTAGCGATATCCAATTCTGAACAAAACCAACAGCCATTTGACTTATCGCCAATACCAATTGTGAAACCAAAATCAGTATGATAAAATTAAGATTGCTGTTAAGTACGCCCACATCAATCATGGATTGCGTGAGGAAAGGGAAAATCATTTGTATCATCAGCCCTAGCAACATCCCCATAATAATCTGTAAAAACAGTCTTTTATGAGGGCGCAAATAATTAAAAAACCATGATATGCCGGGTTTTTCTTCATTTGCCACATGGGAAGACGGATTATAAAAAGCCATCGAGGGGGCAATCATCAGAACCATACCCTTATCATCGCCTTCCTCCCGCGCGCTAAGCCAGCCATCCAAAAACTCATCAACACTGTAGGTTACATGCCCAAAAGCAGGATCGCTTACATATACCTTACCACGATAAGCGCCTTTGTGTTTGCGAACTTTGATTTTATAGACTATCACAAAATGCGATTGCCTCCAGTGAACAATACACGGAAGCACTATCTTACCCGACAACTTTTCGAAAGTTGTACGTACGCCCATCGTACGAAAACCGATTTGTTCGGCAGCATCGGCAATTCCCAGCATGGTAACCCCATTGCGATTAGCGTAGCACCATTCGCGTAATGATTGCAATGATAAATTCCGCCCATAATACTTCGCTATCGCATGTAAACAAGCTGGTCCACAATCCATGCCATCATGTTGAAGAGTAAACGGAAATGCCATGATTAAGATTTTACAACTTCACTTCAGAAATCAATTCCCCATCGAACAGATTCAATACACGTGTGGCATAACCTGCATCATGCTGACTATGTGTTACCATGACAACTGTTGTACCATCCTTGTTCAATTCGGAGAGTAGGCCCATCACCTCCCTGCCGTTTTTTGAATCCAAATTACCTGTCGGTTCGTCGGCAAGTATGATTTTGGGACCGGCAACCACAGCACGGGCAATGGCTACCCGCTGTTGTTGCCCTCCTGAAATTTGTTGCGGAAAATGCTTGGAGCGATTAGTGATTTGCATCCGCTCCATAGCTGCCTGTACTTTTTCTTTACGCCTGGCAGGCGAAACACCCATATATATCAATGGTAATTCTATGTTTTCAAAAACATTCATGTCCTCGATCAGGTTGAAACTTTGAAAAACAAACCCAATAACACCTTTGCGCAGCCGTGTGCGTTGCGGCTCGGAATAAACGCTTACATCCTCTCCGTTGAGTAAATAAGCACCACTGGTGGGAGTATCAAGCATACCGAGAATATTAAGCAGCGTAGATTTACCGCAACCAGACGGCCCCATAATAGCAACAAATTCACCTGAAGCAATCTCTAAACTGACCTGATGCAGCGCCCAGGTTTCAACATCTTCTGTACGAAAGATTTTTTGAAGATTTTCTGTTTTGATCATATCCTAAATTTTCTAATTTTCATAGATGCACCCCCCTTGATCCGTAATTGTTTTATTCCGTCTTAATAGACTTCACCGGGTCTTCATTCGCCGCGCTCCAATTCTGGAAAGTCACCGTACATAATATTATCACCGACAAAATAATAAAAGCCAGTAAATAAACCCACCAGTACACCGGCGTTTTATATGCAAAATTCTCTAACCAGCGGCTGACGACATAAAATGCAAGCGGCGCTGCGATCAAGAAACAAATCACCAATATCTTCAGATACCTTCTATTGAACATTAGGATGATCTCTGCCACCGATGCGCCATAGACTTTCCGGATGCCGATTTCTTTACGCCGGCATTCGCCATCGAACACAACTAAACCGAAGACGCCAACGACAGATATAAATATAGCCATCAAACTAAAGAGCGATATCAACGAAATCAACGAAGTTTCCTTTTCATAAAGTTGTTGCAACACTTCATCGTAAAAACGGACTTGAAAGGGGAAATTGGCGTCAAATCCGGCAAGTGTAGAATGAATATATGCCATTGCTTCATGTTTGTTCACTCCGGGCTTCA
Above is a genomic segment from Bacteroidales bacterium containing:
- a CDS encoding peptidase domain-containing ABC transporter, producing MAFPFTLQHDGMDCGPACLHAIAKYYGRNLSLQSLREWCYANRNGVTMLGIADAAEQIGFRTMGVRTTFEKLSGKIVLPCIVHWRQSHFVIVYKIKVRKHKGAYRGKVYVSDPAFGHVTYSVDEFLDGWLSAREEGDDKGMVLMIAPSMAFYNPSSHVANEEKPGISWFFNYLRPHKRLFLQIIMGMLLGLMIQMIFPFLTQSMIDVGVLNSNLNFIILILVSQLVLAISQMAVGFVQNWISLHVSTRINIALISDFLLKLLKLPIAFFDSKNTGDIMQRIGDHGRIQSFMTGTSISVFFSFFNFIVFAIILAWYNLTLLLIFVVGYSLYVGWVMAFLRIRRVLDFKRFERSARNQSNIVQLISGVQEIKLNNCEKKMRWRWESIQAELFEVSVKGLTVNQIQRTGSFFINRILDIILSVIAAKSVIDGQMTLGMMMSITYILGQLKGPVENFIGFVHSYQDAKISIERLGDVHLREDEDQANKLNVMELPSDDKSIYLEDVNFSYLSPSAPPVLKNVTLTIPEEKITAIVGASGSGKTTLLKLLIGNYTPIKGQIKVGNTSLRNIHSRFWRSQCGIVMQDGFIFSDNIAENIAASDEGVNKDRLYQAAKIANVHEFAGELPSGYNTKIGQEGTGLSQGQKQRILIARAVYKDPAYLFFDEATNSLDANNESEIMKNMETFYKGRTVVIVAHRLSTVKKADQIVVLEKGEIIEHGTHAELVEKRGAYFNLVQNQLELGC
- a CDS encoding ABC transporter ATP-binding protein, which encodes MIKTENLQKIFRTEDVETWALHQVSLEIASGEFVAIMGPSGCGKSTLLNILGMLDTPTSGAYLLNGEDVSVYSEPQRTRLRKGVIGFVFQSFNLIEDMNVFENIELPLIYMGVSPARRKEKVQAAMERMQITNRSKHFPQQISGGQQQRVAIARAVVAGPKIILADEPTGNLDSKNGREVMGLLSELNKDGTTVVMVTHSQHDAGYATRVLNLFDGELISEVKL